The DNA segment GCCACACCCGAATTGCTTGCCAAAACGCGCAACCCGCAACATGGCGCAAAAAAACGGAGGTTACGCTTTCTTTTACGTTTCCTCCGTTTCTTTCGATGCTTTCATCGCTTGGATTGTAGCTTCAACGATTTTCAATTCTCTTTCGTCCAAGGCGTTCAACATGGCATCAATCCGCTTTCTGCACTCGCTCCCGCTATTTTGGGACGGGTAAAAGTATTGATCCACCGATATATCAAACATTGTGACCATCTGATAAAAGGTGTTGAAGCTTGGATGCTGACCATCATTTTCATTATACATAATG comes from the Erysipelotrichaceae bacterium 66202529 genome and includes:
- a CDS encoding XRE family transcriptional regulator encodes the protein MKIERDERRFDFHDIGLAIKRAREASGMTQEQLAYIVDRAPRTIMYNENDGQHPSFNTFYQMVTMFDISVDQYFYPSQNSGSECRKRIDAMLNALDERELKIVEATIQAMKASKETEET